One Alcaligenes ammonioxydans DNA segment encodes these proteins:
- a CDS encoding mechanosensitive ion channel family protein translates to MMAMSGWAWLLIVAAGWTSLWLLHYLGGKLIVRLVPAEHFLGLLCARIVWPSRVFLLAVFLRFCIPLAPITAKWQAYLIVGDMMVLIVCTTWMLMSAVEALFQLVVARHPLNVTDNLRSRQIYTQARVLARSTHFLLVLLGVSFALLVLPGARQIGTSLLASAGVAGLVAGIAARPVLGNFIAGLQIAFTQPIRIDDVVIVEGEWGRIEEITATYVVVRVWDERRLIVPLQWFVETVFQNWTRRSASLLGTVFLWVDYSVNMQGLNTAFKALCESSELWDRRVQVLQVIDTNEWGMQLRFLVSAADSGRLFDLRCLLREGLVAYLAQHQPQAFVRVRMLEAQPSPTQPVDVAPDR, encoded by the coding sequence ATGATGGCAATGAGCGGATGGGCATGGCTGCTGATAGTGGCGGCTGGATGGACATCGCTGTGGCTGTTGCACTATCTGGGCGGCAAGCTGATTGTGCGTCTGGTTCCGGCTGAACACTTTCTGGGCCTGTTGTGCGCCCGCATTGTGTGGCCGTCCCGCGTTTTTCTGCTGGCCGTCTTTTTGCGGTTTTGTATTCCTCTGGCGCCCATCACGGCCAAGTGGCAGGCCTATCTGATTGTCGGCGACATGATGGTGCTGATTGTGTGCACCACCTGGATGCTGATGAGCGCAGTAGAGGCTTTGTTCCAGCTGGTTGTCGCCCGTCATCCCTTGAACGTGACGGATAATCTGCGCTCGCGGCAGATCTACACACAGGCACGTGTGCTGGCGCGCAGCACGCATTTTTTGCTGGTTCTTCTGGGGGTGTCGTTTGCCCTGCTGGTGTTGCCGGGGGCACGTCAGATAGGGACCAGTCTGCTGGCCTCGGCGGGGGTGGCCGGTCTGGTCGCCGGGATCGCCGCACGACCTGTGTTGGGCAACTTTATTGCGGGTTTGCAGATTGCTTTTACGCAACCCATCCGGATTGACGATGTGGTGATTGTGGAAGGGGAATGGGGGCGGATTGAGGAAATTACGGCGACGTATGTCGTCGTTCGCGTGTGGGACGAGCGCCGCCTGATAGTGCCTTTGCAATGGTTTGTCGAGACGGTTTTCCAGAACTGGACCCGACGCAGTGCGTCCTTGCTGGGTACGGTATTTCTGTGGGTGGATTACTCCGTCAATATGCAGGGCCTGAATACGGCTTTCAAAGCATTATGCGAGTCCTCCGAGCTCTGGGACCGTCGCGTGCAGGTCTTGCAGGTGATCGATACCAATGAGTGGGGCATGCAACTGCGTTTTCTGGTTAGCGCTGCGGACTCGGGGCGTCTGTTTGATTTGCGCTGTCTGCTGCGCGAGGGTCTGGTGGCCTATCTCGCGCAGCATCAGCCGCAGGCTTTCGTGCGGGTCAGGATGCTGGAAGCTCAGCCATCGCCGACTCAGCCTGTTGATGTGGCGCCTGACCGCTAA
- a CDS encoding KGG domain-containing protein — MTKHTDNQDRQDQRGFASMNDQKQREIAAEGGRAAHEFTPQEARKAGAKGGKATQEQRR; from the coding sequence ATGACCAAACACACAGACAATCAGGATCGCCAGGATCAGCGCGGTTTTGCCTCGATGAACGACCAGAAGCAGCGCGAGATTGCCGCCGAAGGCGGCCGCGCCGCGCACGAGTTCACCCCGCAAGAGGCCCGCAAGGCCGGCGCCAAAGGTGGCAAGGCCACCCAGGAGCAGCGACGCTAA
- a CDS encoding SDR family oxidoreductase: MTTRQTVNEQRHLQEQQDQKDKNGVGQNEPITHDKSHPGSDYPTPPLPQQHLEKPGHESDLDPAPRYEAAHYKGSGKLEGKVAIVTGGDSGIGRAVAVLYAREGADVTIIYLHEDEDAQTTRQAVEAEGRQCLTLRGDVKDAEFCRQAIEQVLDRFGKLNILVNNAGFQEHAQSLLDLTPERLDETFRTNIYGYIYMAQACLPHLHAGDAIINTSSVTALRGAAHLLDYASTKGAIIAFTYSLAANLAPKGIRVNAVAPGPVWTPLNPADAPAEEIPDFGAQTVFGRPAQPEELAPAYVYLASPITASYITGMVLPITGYPGT, translated from the coding sequence ATGACAACGCGTCAAACAGTGAACGAGCAACGTCACCTGCAAGAACAGCAGGATCAGAAGGACAAGAACGGGGTCGGCCAGAACGAGCCCATCACGCATGATAAAAGCCACCCGGGCAGCGATTACCCCACTCCCCCCCTGCCCCAACAACACCTGGAAAAGCCCGGCCACGAAAGTGATCTCGATCCCGCTCCTCGTTATGAGGCCGCTCACTATAAGGGCAGCGGCAAGCTGGAAGGCAAGGTGGCCATCGTGACGGGAGGCGACTCCGGCATAGGACGAGCCGTTGCCGTGCTTTATGCGCGCGAAGGTGCGGATGTAACCATTATTTATCTTCATGAGGACGAGGATGCCCAAACGACACGCCAGGCCGTGGAGGCGGAAGGCAGGCAATGCCTGACCCTGCGCGGTGATGTCAAAGATGCCGAGTTTTGTCGTCAGGCGATCGAGCAGGTCCTGGATCGCTTTGGCAAGCTCAATATTCTGGTCAACAATGCCGGCTTTCAAGAACACGCCCAATCCCTGCTGGATTTGACGCCCGAGCGCCTGGACGAAACATTCCGCACCAATATCTACGGCTACATTTATATGGCCCAAGCCTGCCTGCCGCATTTGCATGCGGGCGATGCCATCATCAATACGAGTTCGGTGACCGCCTTGCGCGGTGCTGCCCATTTGCTGGATTACGCCAGCACCAAGGGGGCCATCATTGCCTTTACCTATTCACTGGCGGCCAATCTTGCGCCCAAGGGCATACGCGTGAACGCGGTGGCCCCTGGCCCTGTCTGGACCCCCTTGAATCCGGCAGACGCTCCTGCCGAGGAAATCCCTGACTTCGGGGCGCAAACCGTATTTGGACGCCCGGCCCAGCCCGAGGAACTGGCCCCAGCCTATGTGTATCTGGCCAGCCCCATTACAGCCAGCTACATCACCGGGATGGTGCTCCCCATCACAGGCTACCCAGGAACCTGA
- the otsB gene encoding trehalose-phosphatase has protein sequence MNRAIELEQAALYLDLDGTLVPLAQRPEQVALASGTAELLLNLHAACQGAVALVSGRDYASLQQACCRLPLAMISSHGAAMHDADGQKCWNTPLNAAQHHSLSRAAATLIHPHPLVWMERKSHGLAVHFRQCPQLGDVLHSELNMLCSDYPGFELIRGHCVIELRPAGVDKGQALARAHSLPPFADRKPIMAGDDLTDEAAFRFVNQQGGVSIRIGPPEPASAAQLCLPQPADLLRLLQTSLLETRFFSAAPLRSKDSQTAAP, from the coding sequence ATGAACCGCGCGATCGAACTGGAACAGGCCGCTTTGTATCTGGACCTGGATGGTACGCTGGTGCCCCTGGCCCAGCGCCCCGAACAGGTGGCGCTGGCCTCTGGCACCGCCGAGCTGCTGCTAAACCTGCACGCTGCCTGCCAAGGCGCCGTGGCGTTGGTCTCGGGACGGGATTACGCCAGTCTGCAACAGGCCTGCTGCAGACTGCCGCTGGCGATGATAAGCAGCCATGGCGCAGCCATGCATGATGCAGACGGGCAGAAATGCTGGAACACACCTCTCAATGCGGCGCAGCATCACAGCCTGTCGCGTGCAGCAGCCACGCTGATCCACCCCCACCCCCTTGTCTGGATGGAACGCAAATCGCACGGCCTAGCGGTCCACTTTCGGCAATGCCCGCAATTGGGCGATGTGCTCCACAGCGAGCTGAACATGCTGTGTTCGGACTATCCGGGCTTTGAGCTGATCCGCGGCCATTGTGTGATCGAGTTGCGTCCGGCCGGCGTGGACAAAGGCCAGGCTCTGGCCCGCGCGCACAGTCTGCCCCCGTTTGCCGATCGCAAACCCATCATGGCGGGTGACGACCTCACCGACGAGGCGGCCTTTCGTTTTGTCAATCAACAAGGCGGCGTAAGCATCCGTATAGGCCCCCCCGAACCCGCGAGTGCGGCCCAGCTTTGTCTGCCCCAACCCGCCGATCTGCTCAGGCTTTTGCAAACCAGTTTGCTGGAAACCCGTTTCTTCTCTGCTGCCCCCCTACGCTCAAAGGACAGTCAAACCGCTGCTCCTTAA
- a CDS encoding DUF3182 family protein, giving the protein MSTIAIPRSTTSLQISLPVSGCDCGTVQGLQFMARELAQFLDLSHIYMAYEDQLEGEVRDAFYLPAQTLNLDQAKRLGIHCAAQLYGGVVPHDFLAYKTVAHPLAQSDMDRPAGWNNDLAKALGPTVLPGYSAFSIPDALRAMSLLDQAGHTGIRIKLARASAGEGQRVVYSRQQLEELLALPPWQEQVEHGLVLEENLLESQTFSVGQTQIGEHLFSYIGQQHQTNNRQQESVYGGTTLLMVRGGFDALLQLSGMQRIQYLIDLAMNYESRITQAYPSLYASRRNYDVIVGRDARGNYQAAVLEHSWRCGGASIAEILAMRSLQNHPEQGHTHAWTRERYMDDPDPVRQSPHLYSLQQLGNGYLARFGGPLSS; this is encoded by the coding sequence ATGAGCACAATCGCCATTCCCCGATCTACGACATCGTTGCAGATCAGCCTTCCGGTCAGCGGTTGTGACTGTGGCACAGTTCAAGGTCTGCAGTTCATGGCCAGGGAACTGGCGCAGTTTCTGGACCTGTCCCATATCTACATGGCCTATGAAGACCAACTGGAGGGAGAGGTCCGCGACGCCTTTTACCTGCCCGCCCAAACCCTGAACCTAGATCAAGCCAAACGTTTAGGCATCCATTGCGCAGCCCAACTGTATGGGGGCGTGGTCCCGCATGATTTTCTGGCCTACAAAACAGTGGCTCACCCACTCGCACAGTCCGACATGGACCGGCCCGCGGGCTGGAACAATGATCTGGCAAAGGCCTTGGGTCCTACGGTGCTACCCGGCTACAGCGCCTTCTCGATTCCCGACGCCTTGCGTGCGATGAGCCTGCTGGATCAGGCGGGTCATACCGGCATACGGATCAAGCTGGCCCGCGCCAGTGCAGGCGAAGGCCAGCGGGTCGTCTACAGCCGCCAGCAACTGGAAGAGCTGCTGGCACTCCCTCCCTGGCAGGAGCAGGTTGAACATGGCCTGGTTCTGGAGGAAAACCTGCTCGAGAGCCAGACCTTCAGCGTTGGTCAGACACAAATTGGCGAACACCTGTTTTCCTATATCGGTCAACAGCATCAGACCAACAACCGACAGCAGGAATCGGTTTACGGCGGCACCACCCTACTCATGGTCCGAGGCGGATTTGATGCCTTGCTGCAGCTCTCGGGGATGCAACGCATTCAATATCTGATCGATCTTGCGATGAACTATGAAAGCAGGATTACGCAGGCCTACCCTTCTCTGTATGCCTCACGTCGCAACTACGATGTCATTGTCGGGCGCGATGCACGGGGCAATTATCAGGCTGCGGTACTCGAACATTCCTGGCGCTGCGGAGGCGCTTCCATTGCGGAAATACTGGCCATGCGCAGCCTGCAAAATCATCCCGAGCAAGGCCACACGCACGCCTGGACACGGGAACGCTATATGGACGATCCCGATCCAGTGCGGCAATCCCCCCACCTGTACAGTTTGCAGCAACTCGGCAATGGCTATCTGGCACGCTTTGGAGGTCCCTTGTCCTCATGA
- a CDS encoding alpha/beta hydrolase family protein, with product MSTDIFKTTIKVAHQQLDARLLVPQSPIPGILFVHGWGGSQRFDLKRAHTIAGMGCICMTFDLAGHNASDQERQKVSREQNFQDICAAFDTLASHPMVDANSIAIVGHSYGAYLACLLSEFRAVRWLSLLAPALYPDEDWLAPKDQLKRSLLQDYRLQSHTPQDNRALHACSKFTGDVMLFEAEHDELIPRQTLLTYRQAFSQANSLTHRVLKESNHALDEKVAQRNYSVLLYRWIQEMIIGARIGHLPKDIA from the coding sequence ATGAGCACTGACATATTCAAGACCACCATCAAGGTTGCGCACCAGCAGCTCGACGCTCGCTTGCTGGTGCCCCAGTCCCCCATACCGGGAATTCTGTTCGTACACGGATGGGGCGGCAGTCAACGATTTGACCTTAAACGGGCCCACACCATTGCCGGCATGGGCTGCATCTGCATGACGTTTGATCTGGCGGGACACAATGCCAGCGACCAGGAACGCCAAAAAGTCAGTCGTGAACAGAATTTTCAGGATATCTGCGCCGCCTTTGATACCTTGGCCAGTCATCCCATGGTCGATGCCAATTCCATTGCTATTGTCGGCCACAGCTATGGGGCGTACCTGGCCTGCCTGCTCAGTGAATTTCGGGCGGTCCGCTGGCTCAGTCTGCTTGCCCCGGCGCTCTACCCGGATGAGGACTGGCTAGCCCCAAAAGATCAGCTCAAACGCAGCTTGCTTCAGGATTACCGCCTGCAAAGCCATACCCCGCAGGACAACCGGGCGCTGCATGCCTGCTCGAAGTTCACCGGCGACGTCATGCTTTTTGAAGCCGAGCATGACGAACTGATTCCTCGCCAGACCTTGCTGACCTACCGACAAGCATTCAGCCAGGCCAACTCTCTGACTCATCGTGTGCTCAAGGAAAGCAACCATGCGCTGGACGAAAAAGTCGCCCAGCGCAATTACTCTGTGCTGCTGTATCGCTGGATTCAGGAAATGATTATTGGCGCACGCATCGGCCACCTGCCCAAGGACATCGCGTAA
- a CDS encoding cysteine dioxygenase family protein, with protein MHPRFERFIQGMNELTARPAVGEEDILREGRVLLGELVAQDDWLAPEYTQPHPQFYQQYLLYCCPQERFSVVSFVWGPGQKTPIHDHTVWGLIGMLRGAERSRPFDRDPQTGQMTEEDTQILEPGVVEVVSPTVGDIHEVSNVYDDQVSISIHVYGADIGKVRRHVFDPQTGQAKEFVSGYANRPAVV; from the coding sequence ATGCACCCCCGTTTTGAGCGCTTTATCCAAGGGATGAATGAATTGACCGCCCGCCCCGCCGTCGGCGAGGAGGATATCTTGCGTGAGGGCCGCGTCCTGCTGGGCGAACTGGTGGCCCAGGACGATTGGCTGGCCCCCGAATACACCCAGCCCCATCCGCAGTTCTATCAACAGTACTTGCTGTATTGCTGTCCACAGGAGCGCTTTTCCGTGGTCAGTTTTGTGTGGGGCCCCGGCCAGAAAACGCCCATCCACGACCATACTGTGTGGGGCTTGATTGGCATGTTGCGTGGTGCCGAACGATCCCGGCCTTTTGACCGTGATCCTCAGACCGGCCAGATGACAGAAGAAGATACGCAGATTCTGGAGCCGGGCGTGGTGGAAGTGGTGTCACCCACGGTGGGCGATATACACGAGGTCTCCAATGTCTATGACGACCAGGTGTCCATCAGCATTCACGTTTATGGCGCGGATATCGGCAAGGTACGCCGCCATGTGTTTGATCCGCAGACCGGGCAGGCCAAGGAGTTCGTCTCCGGGTATGCCAACCGGCCTGCAGTGGTCTGA
- a CDS encoding enoyl-CoA hydratase/isomerase family protein, with protein sequence MSDYQCILVENHDDGVSIFTINRPDRRNALSATVVKELQQAFLVFDEDPTRRVAVLTGAGNDAFSAGADINEWPELWRAIPTVGFETDKPIIAAVSGWCVGGALVMAMMTDLLVASESAKFSYPEAKLGFTGGIISGLASRIPHHAAMEVILLCRTLEARRAYDLGFANEVVPVGEQVQAAVRMAQDLAKMSPRVLQTLKRFINNEVLTRGPSEQMARTMRQLKAIEDSYDAKEGMNAFKEKRAPVYLNK encoded by the coding sequence ATGTCGGATTATCAGTGCATTCTTGTCGAAAACCACGATGACGGTGTGTCCATCTTTACGATCAATCGTCCTGATCGCCGCAATGCCTTGAGCGCCACGGTGGTCAAGGAGCTGCAGCAGGCGTTTTTGGTTTTTGATGAGGACCCCACACGTCGTGTAGCCGTGCTGACCGGGGCAGGTAATGACGCTTTTTCTGCCGGTGCCGATATTAATGAGTGGCCCGAGTTGTGGCGTGCCATCCCCACGGTAGGATTTGAAACCGACAAGCCCATTATTGCGGCTGTCAGTGGCTGGTGCGTGGGTGGGGCCCTGGTGATGGCGATGATGACGGATTTGTTGGTGGCCTCCGAGAGCGCCAAGTTCTCCTACCCGGAAGCCAAGCTGGGTTTTACGGGCGGCATTATCTCCGGCCTGGCCTCGCGCATTCCGCATCATGCCGCCATGGAAGTGATTCTGTTGTGCCGCACCTTGGAAGCCCGTCGTGCTTATGATCTGGGTTTTGCCAATGAGGTGGTGCCGGTCGGTGAGCAAGTTCAGGCAGCCGTGCGCATGGCTCAGGATCTGGCCAAGATGTCGCCCCGTGTTTTGCAGACCCTCAAACGCTTTATCAATAATGAGGTGCTGACACGTGGGCCGTCCGAGCAAATGGCGCGCACCATGCGCCAACTGAAGGCGATCGAGGATAGTTATGATGCCAAGGAAGGGATGAACGCGTTCAAGGAAAAACGTGCCCCGGTGTATCTGAACAAATAA
- a CDS encoding acetate--CoA ligase family protein, with protein sequence METVTGASTLDALLDPASIALVGASEDQSKFGGRLFRMLLKHGYGGKVLPINPSRSSLFGLPAVPGLAALDSAPDLAVFTVGADTVLEQAQMAAQMGVRGLLVISAGFADAGERGLEREQALLRICRESGMRLIGPNCLGMISPSRKLVLCSSPVLDRDSLPERPIGFVSQSGALMTTYFDRAWAMGGGFTYGFSVGNQADLDLCDFVDFLIDDPKTQVICTYIEGIKDAQALRRTARRAQAAGKPWLAVKAGRSSAGKAAAFSHTASVAGDHDVFASVCRDEGISLMDDMGAMLLLANSMVRFTSNTISKVAIVTPSGGGGALAADALAEQGVELSGFSASTQHALAVHYPAGQADNPVDLGARLTQDCTEVARATLDALMQDQQSDAVLITASMCPQEWMAALIEKIIHPEPHWAKPVMVAFDAGATSEPLRQKLAQHGHAYASSSLEAALALSAWKRHGQFVPRQVAMRPSACQAPSVMPRGVLNEDQSKRLLAHYGLPVNLGQVCEDVEQAVAQAEQMGYPVVMKIVSPDIVHKTEAGGVALDVADEAGLRRDFARLYANAKAYKADARLEGVLVQAMAKGDVELLIGARQDAQFGPVVVFGAGGILVEMLSDRVIAAAPLTLADADRLLSTLMIDKLLQGYRGRMLDRAGVLDAIVRVSFLAHDLRDTEFELDINPLIVAATRCHAVDARLSIGA encoded by the coding sequence ATGGAAACCGTCACTGGCGCCAGCACGCTGGACGCTTTGCTGGACCCGGCATCCATAGCTTTGGTCGGCGCCTCGGAAGATCAGTCCAAGTTTGGCGGGCGACTGTTTCGCATGCTGCTCAAGCACGGGTATGGCGGCAAGGTCCTGCCCATCAATCCCAGTCGCAGCAGTCTGTTTGGTTTGCCCGCTGTGCCCGGTCTGGCTGCGCTGGACAGCGCCCCGGATCTGGCCGTGTTTACGGTGGGGGCCGATACCGTTCTGGAGCAGGCGCAGATGGCGGCTCAAATGGGAGTGCGTGGTCTGCTGGTGATCTCGGCGGGCTTTGCTGATGCAGGTGAGCGCGGGCTGGAGCGCGAGCAGGCGCTGCTGCGCATTTGCCGGGAGTCGGGCATGCGTCTGATCGGACCCAACTGCCTGGGCATGATCAGCCCCAGCCGCAAGCTGGTGTTGTGTTCGTCGCCGGTGCTGGACAGGGATAGCCTGCCCGAGCGTCCGATTGGTTTTGTCAGCCAAAGCGGTGCCTTGATGACCACCTACTTTGATCGTGCATGGGCGATGGGCGGCGGCTTTACCTATGGCTTCTCGGTAGGTAACCAGGCAGATCTGGACTTGTGCGACTTTGTGGATTTCTTGATTGATGATCCCAAGACGCAGGTGATCTGTACCTATATCGAAGGCATCAAGGATGCACAGGCCTTGCGCCGTACGGCTCGCCGGGCGCAGGCCGCGGGCAAGCCCTGGCTGGCCGTCAAGGCCGGGCGCTCCAGTGCGGGCAAGGCAGCCGCCTTTTCGCATACCGCCAGTGTCGCCGGGGACCATGATGTGTTTGCCAGTGTCTGCCGCGATGAAGGCATCAGCCTGATGGACGATATGGGAGCCATGCTTCTGTTGGCAAACAGCATGGTGCGCTTTACCAGCAACACGATTTCCAAAGTTGCGATTGTGACGCCCTCGGGCGGCGGCGGAGCCCTGGCCGCAGATGCCTTGGCAGAGCAGGGCGTGGAGCTGTCCGGCTTTTCTGCTTCTACCCAGCATGCCTTGGCTGTCCACTACCCGGCCGGGCAGGCGGATAACCCGGTGGATCTGGGCGCCCGTCTGACCCAGGATTGCACCGAAGTGGCCCGCGCCACTTTGGATGCCCTGATGCAGGATCAGCAAAGCGATGCGGTATTGATTACGGCCTCCATGTGTCCGCAGGAATGGATGGCGGCTCTGATTGAAAAAATCATCCATCCCGAACCGCACTGGGCCAAGCCCGTCATGGTGGCGTTTGATGCCGGTGCAACATCCGAGCCTTTGCGGCAGAAGCTGGCCCAGCACGGCCATGCGTATGCCAGCTCCAGTCTGGAGGCGGCCCTGGCCTTGTCAGCCTGGAAACGTCATGGCCAGTTCGTGCCGCGTCAGGTAGCGATGCGCCCCAGTGCCTGCCAGGCTCCTAGTGTGATGCCGCGTGGTGTTCTTAATGAAGATCAGTCCAAACGATTGCTGGCGCATTACGGCTTGCCGGTGAATCTGGGCCAGGTATGTGAGGACGTGGAACAGGCCGTGGCGCAGGCCGAGCAGATGGGTTACCCGGTGGTGATGAAGATTGTCTCTCCCGACATTGTTCATAAAACCGAAGCGGGCGGGGTGGCGCTGGATGTGGCCGACGAGGCTGGCTTGCGACGGGATTTTGCCCGGCTCTACGCGAATGCCAAAGCCTATAAGGCGGATGCCCGTCTGGAAGGTGTTTTGGTGCAGGCCATGGCCAAAGGCGATGTGGAGCTGTTGATCGGAGCACGTCAGGATGCGCAGTTTGGCCCGGTGGTGGTGTTTGGGGCGGGCGGCATTTTGGTGGAAATGCTCTCGGATCGGGTGATTGCCGCCGCTCCTTTGACTCTGGCTGATGCAGATCGACTCTTGTCTACTTTGATGATCGACAAGCTGTTGCAGGGATACCGGGGGCGCATGCTGGATCGGGCCGGGGTGCTCGATGCGATTGTGCGTGTCAGCTTCCTGGCTCACGACCTGCGCGACACCGAGTTTGAACTGGATATCAACCCATTGATCGTGGCGGCCACCCGTTGTCACGCCGTCGATGCCCGCCTGTCCATAGGCGCATAA
- a CDS encoding Bug family tripartite tricarboxylate transporter substrate binding protein, which yields MSSSFFSPTGLLRTLLVSGLAAVSSFSVPAASAADAYPSREVTFVVPYPPGGNSDNLARVFADRLRVKLGVPVVIENRPGGTTSLGTSMVGRAKPDGYTLLLATSTAFTVLPYIRDVPYDPVKGFEFVGSLAGYLPIMTVRNDLPVSNLKEFVELARKEPGTLTYGSAGIASGGHLAGEILENAQKLDLLHVPFKGSADTMTALMGNHIDFFIDGVGLELVKSGKAKALVTYASVRHPELPDVPTPQEAGFDLALPFEGFWGLAVPAGTPDDVMNKLAKATEEILAEPQTQERFHRISVSASWKDGDAYAKDLEKSRAYYSELLKTIKMSDN from the coding sequence ATGTCCAGTTCTTTTTTTTCGCCCACCGGGTTGCTACGTACTTTGCTGGTCTCGGGGCTGGCTGCAGTCAGCAGTTTTTCTGTACCGGCGGCCAGTGCGGCTGACGCCTACCCCAGCCGTGAAGTGACCTTTGTGGTTCCTTATCCCCCCGGCGGCAACAGTGACAACCTGGCGCGAGTATTTGCCGACCGCCTGCGCGTCAAGCTGGGCGTGCCTGTCGTTATTGAGAACCGACCCGGCGGCACCACTTCGCTGGGAACGTCGATGGTGGGGCGCGCCAAACCTGATGGCTATACCTTGTTGCTGGCGACCAGCACGGCCTTTACCGTGTTGCCCTATATACGCGATGTGCCTTATGACCCGGTAAAAGGTTTTGAGTTTGTCGGCAGTCTGGCTGGCTATCTTCCCATCATGACGGTACGCAATGACCTGCCCGTCTCCAACCTGAAAGAGTTTGTGGAACTGGCGCGCAAAGAGCCCGGCACCCTGACCTATGGCTCGGCCGGTATTGCGTCTGGAGGCCACTTGGCAGGAGAGATTCTGGAAAATGCCCAGAAGCTGGACCTGCTGCACGTCCCCTTCAAAGGCTCGGCAGATACCATGACGGCCCTCATGGGCAATCACATTGACTTCTTTATCGATGGGGTGGGGCTGGAGCTGGTGAAAAGTGGCAAGGCCAAAGCCTTGGTGACGTACGCCAGCGTGCGTCATCCAGAACTGCCGGACGTGCCCACTCCTCAGGAAGCGGGCTTTGATCTGGCCTTGCCTTTTGAGGGGTTCTGGGGACTGGCTGTACCGGCAGGCACACCTGACGATGTCATGAACAAGCTGGCCAAGGCCACCGAAGAAATTCTGGCCGAACCGCAAACGCAGGAACGCTTCCACCGTATCAGTGTCAGCGCCAGCTGGAAAGATGGCGATGCCTATGCGAAGGATCTGGAAAAGAGCCGGGCTTATTACAGCGAGCTGCTCAAGACTATCAAGATGAGCGATAACTAA
- the acuI gene encoding acrylyl-CoA reductase (NADPH), translating into MFSAIVIDKTDGQYKASLQTLDESALPEGQVTVRIDYSTLNFKDGLAMTGKSPVVRQFPMVPGIDFAGTVTDSSDPNFKPGQKVVLNGWGLGEVHWGGLAQQARVKGDWLIPLPEAFSTQQAMMIGTAGYTAALCVRALQRQGVTPDKGPILVTGAAGGVGSVSVALLHALGYTVMASTGRPQEESYLKALGASEIVDRNTLSEPGKPLGKERWAGAIDSVGSHTLANVCAGTQYLGAVAACGLAQGMDFPASVAPFILRGVQLIGVDSVHCPKPERLAAWDLLAKHLSIEALERIGASTITLSQAIDQAAQLLEGKVRGRIVVDVNA; encoded by the coding sequence ATGTTCTCTGCCATTGTCATCGACAAAACCGACGGCCAATACAAAGCCAGCCTGCAAACCCTGGACGAGTCCGCCCTGCCCGAAGGCCAGGTCACGGTTCGCATCGACTACTCCACCCTGAACTTCAAAGACGGTTTGGCCATGACGGGCAAATCGCCGGTAGTGCGTCAGTTCCCCATGGTGCCCGGCATCGACTTCGCCGGTACCGTCACTGACAGCAGCGACCCGAATTTCAAGCCCGGCCAGAAGGTAGTGCTTAACGGCTGGGGCCTGGGTGAAGTGCATTGGGGTGGCCTGGCCCAGCAGGCACGCGTCAAGGGCGATTGGCTGATCCCCCTGCCCGAAGCCTTCTCCACCCAGCAAGCCATGATGATTGGTACCGCGGGCTACACCGCCGCCCTGTGCGTACGTGCCTTGCAGCGCCAGGGCGTCACGCCCGACAAGGGCCCGATTCTGGTTACGGGAGCCGCGGGTGGCGTAGGCAGTGTCAGCGTAGCCCTGCTCCATGCCCTGGGCTACACCGTGATGGCCAGCACGGGCCGCCCTCAAGAAGAAAGCTATCTGAAGGCGCTGGGCGCCAGCGAAATTGTGGACCGCAACACCTTGAGCGAACCCGGCAAGCCGCTTGGCAAAGAACGCTGGGCCGGTGCCATCGACAGCGTGGGCAGCCACACCCTGGCCAATGTGTGCGCGGGCACGCAGTACTTGGGCGCCGTGGCCGCTTGTGGTCTGGCTCAAGGCATGGACTTCCCTGCTTCCGTGGCCCCCTTCATTCTGCGTGGCGTGCAGTTGATTGGTGTGGATAGCGTGCATTGCCCCAAACCCGAGCGTTTGGCGGCTTGGGACTTGCTGGCCAAGCATTTGTCTATTGAAGCCCTGGAGCGCATCGGTGCCAGCACCATCACGCTTTCCCAAGCCATTGATCAGGCCGCTCAGCTACTGGAAGGCAAGGTACGCGGCCGCATCGTGGTTGATGTCAACGCTTAA